A region from the Hypericibacter adhaerens genome encodes:
- a CDS encoding MaoC family dehydratase: protein MTNELMGLKAHFSKTVTETDVVMFSGITGDLDPLHLDEEYAKKTVYGRRLVHGALITSFMMTAASIAAQGAPQFVLPSVGLDRLRHTGPVFIGDTMNVNYVVTASDPSRSRYMADVTVKNQRGETVGIATHIFKAISL from the coding sequence ATGACGAACGAGCTCATGGGACTCAAGGCGCATTTCAGCAAGACGGTCACCGAGACCGATGTGGTGATGTTCTCAGGGATCACCGGCGATCTCGATCCGCTTCATCTGGACGAGGAGTATGCGAAGAAGACCGTGTACGGGCGCCGACTGGTCCATGGCGCGCTGATCACGAGCTTCATGATGACGGCGGCATCGATCGCGGCGCAGGGGGCGCCTCAATTCGTCCTGCCGTCCGTCGGCCTCGATCGGCTGCGCCATACCGGTCCGGTGTTCATCGGCGACACCATGAACGTTAACTATGTCGTCACGGCAAGCGATCCTTCCCGGAGCCGCTACATGGCCGATGTGACGGTCAAGAACCAGCGTGGTGAGACCGTCGGCATCGCGACCCACATCTTCAAGGCCATCTCGCTTTGA
- a CDS encoding amidohydrolase family protein, producing MVGAIDSLSGHFTPENIEKNYLHNEEELSRFAQVGRARTLKGYAPADFMARMDEIGVDKLLICAILTWSYHNQRPLEHTTADEVIAVTKLYPDRLFGLAGINPMKGVAGVRELERLIKDHGFKGLHLHPHGFGLPPDHAYYFPYYAKCEELGATVVISMGHTLDFMPVEHGRPYHLDKIALYFPNLAIVCAHTGWPWVEEAIALAWKHPNVFIGTSAYAPKYWSPELVKFINSRGQDKVMWGTDYPLIDHKESLEQIRALGLKPQAEAKLIRDNAARVFGFA from the coding sequence ATGGTTGGGGCGATCGACTCGCTTTCGGGGCATTTTACCCCGGAAAACATCGAGAAGAATTACCTGCACAATGAGGAGGAGCTCAGCCGCTTTGCCCAGGTCGGCCGCGCGAGAACGCTCAAGGGGTATGCGCCGGCGGATTTTATGGCGCGGATGGATGAGATCGGCGTCGACAAGCTCCTCATCTGTGCCATCCTGACCTGGTCCTACCACAACCAACGGCCGCTCGAGCACACCACCGCAGATGAGGTGATCGCGGTCACCAAGCTCTACCCGGACCGTCTGTTCGGCCTCGCGGGCATCAATCCCATGAAAGGCGTCGCGGGCGTTCGTGAGCTGGAGCGCTTGATCAAGGACCACGGGTTCAAGGGACTGCACCTTCATCCTCACGGCTTCGGCCTGCCGCCCGATCACGCTTACTACTTTCCGTACTACGCCAAATGCGAAGAGCTTGGCGCGACCGTGGTGATATCCATGGGACACACCCTTGACTTCATGCCGGTCGAACACGGCCGGCCCTATCACCTCGACAAGATCGCGCTGTATTTCCCGAACCTGGCGATCGTCTGCGCGCATACAGGCTGGCCCTGGGTCGAGGAGGCGATTGCGCTCGCCTGGAAGCATCCGAACGTCTTCATCGGCACGTCGGCGTACGCACCGAAATACTGGTCGCCGGAGCTCGTGAAATTCATCAACTCACGCGGCCAGGACAAGGTCATGTGGGGGACGGACTATCCCCTGATCGACCATAAGGAGTCGCTGGAACAGATCCGCGCCCTAGGCCTCAAGCCACAGGCAGAGGCCAAGCTCATTCGTGACAACGCGGCACGTGTCTTCGGCTTCGCCTGA
- a CDS encoding branched-chain amino acid ABC transporter permease codes for MAETTGSPATAPSAPAASAQRPIIRPFPTAGILSVAFLLFVAWAAVVHTQLLVAGIVTGSIYAIGAVGLSIVYGVLRFPNMAHGLGMMLAGYLTFFFYTGRLRRSALVIGDVRLPFNFGKLPGASEKFLGLSFGYGMFFAMIASAAVISLVLILIDRWVYRPARRRRSHVSLMLTTLSFGTAYVLFGMIAIGWGTLPRSLTEGIHRAIEYPFGIQIKADQQFVIVGAIVSAIAAYLVLYGTKLGRAMRAVTDNPDLARLSGVNIERVIIFMWVLVGCLTTAAGTLAGLQAQLTPQLGLSLVLPLFTAAALGGIGSPIGALLGGLAVGILQEVSVAFVAPGYKLSVAFAVLIVVLVLKPFGGGRRAV; via the coding sequence ATGGCCGAGACCACGGGAAGCCCAGCGACAGCGCCCAGCGCGCCTGCCGCGTCCGCGCAAAGGCCAATCATCCGCCCGTTCCCCACGGCGGGCATATTGTCTGTTGCGTTCCTGCTCTTCGTCGCCTGGGCCGCGGTCGTTCACACGCAATTGCTGGTGGCCGGCATCGTCACCGGATCGATCTATGCAATCGGTGCCGTCGGGCTCTCCATCGTCTATGGCGTCCTGCGCTTCCCGAATATGGCGCACGGCCTTGGCATGATGCTGGCCGGGTATCTCACTTTCTTCTTCTACACCGGCAGGTTGCGCCGATCGGCATTGGTCATCGGCGACGTGCGATTGCCGTTCAATTTCGGCAAGCTGCCCGGCGCGAGCGAGAAGTTCCTCGGCCTCAGCTTCGGCTACGGCATGTTTTTCGCGATGATCGCCTCCGCGGCCGTCATTTCACTCGTCCTCATCCTGATCGATCGCTGGGTCTACCGCCCGGCCCGGCGCCGGCGCAGCCACGTCTCGTTGATGCTGACCACGCTGTCATTCGGAACCGCCTATGTCCTCTTCGGAATGATCGCGATCGGCTGGGGCACTTTGCCGCGAAGCCTGACGGAGGGCATACACCGTGCCATCGAGTATCCGTTCGGCATCCAGATAAAGGCGGATCAGCAATTCGTCATCGTCGGGGCAATCGTTTCGGCGATTGCCGCCTATCTCGTTCTTTATGGAACGAAGCTGGGCCGGGCGATGCGGGCAGTCACCGACAATCCGGATCTCGCGCGCCTTTCCGGCGTCAATATCGAACGCGTCATCATATTTATGTGGGTTCTCGTCGGTTGCCTGACAACGGCCGCGGGTACGCTGGCCGGCCTCCAGGCCCAGCTCACGCCTCAGCTCGGTCTTTCCCTGGTGCTGCCGCTGTTCACCGCTGCCGCGCTCGGCGGGATCGGGAGTCCGATCGGAGCGTTACTGGGCGGGCTTGCGGTCGGAATCCTGCAGGAGGTCTCGGTTGCCTTCGTCGCTCCCGGATACAAGCTCAGCGTGGCCTTTGCCGTGCTGATCGTCGTCCTGGTCTTGAAACCGTTCGGCGGCGGCCGGAGGGCGGTCTGA
- a CDS encoding SDR family NAD(P)-dependent oxidoreductase has protein sequence MADNQVAIVTGAAGGMGQAIVARLVADGFKVAAVDINESALRTVVTEVGDGTVGFTCDMTDEKAVRETVARIERTLGPTHALVNCIGWVGTTRFIQEDSAYWRKIIAINMESILYATHAVLPGMIERLKGKIVNISSDAGRIGTSGEAVYAAMKAGVIAFGKSIARENARYNINVNAIAPGPTETPLLKAEMEEDPELVKRMLRLIPFRRPGKPDDMAAAVSFFCSPDSDYITGQTLSVSGGLTML, from the coding sequence ATGGCAGACAATCAGGTGGCGATCGTGACCGGGGCGGCCGGTGGGATGGGACAGGCGATTGTCGCCCGGCTCGTGGCCGATGGCTTCAAAGTAGCCGCCGTGGACATCAATGAATCGGCGCTGCGGACCGTGGTCACCGAGGTGGGCGATGGAACCGTCGGGTTCACTTGCGACATGACTGACGAGAAGGCGGTTCGTGAGACCGTCGCGCGGATCGAGCGGACGCTGGGTCCTACCCATGCACTGGTCAACTGCATCGGCTGGGTCGGCACGACCCGCTTCATCCAGGAGGACTCGGCCTACTGGCGGAAAATCATCGCGATCAACATGGAATCGATCCTCTACGCAACGCACGCGGTGCTGCCGGGCATGATCGAGCGCCTCAAAGGCAAGATCGTCAATATCTCGTCGGATGCAGGCCGGATCGGCACCAGCGGCGAGGCCGTGTATGCGGCGATGAAGGCGGGCGTCATCGCCTTCGGTAAGTCGATCGCCCGGGAGAACGCCCGCTACAACATCAACGTCAATGCGATAGCTCCCGGCCCGACAGAGACGCCTCTTCTGAAGGCCGAGATGGAGGAGGATCCGGAGCTCGTGAAGCGGATGCTGCGTCTCATTCCGTTCCGGCGGCCGGGAAAGCCGGACGATATGGCGGCCGCTGTCAGTTTCTTCTGCTCGCCCGATTCCGACTACATCACCGGCCAGACGCTGAGCGTGAGCGGCGGCCTGACAATGCTCTAA
- a CDS encoding ABC transporter ATP-binding protein, with amino-acid sequence MSEPGNLPQKPAVSDHRLTSPILRVERLNRSFGGVSAVRDCSFELEPATITALIGPNGAGKTTVFNLISGFIAPSSGSIVFRGQRIDGLAPHRIFDRGLIRTFQIPRQFQSMSVIENLMIVPSNPGGENFWSAWLFPKRIAAKEEATFRRAEELLDFVKLSHLRDQPASDLSGGQKKLLELARTLLADPQMVMLDEPGAGINPALMHELMGHVESLRRERGITFLLVEHNMELVTESCDRAIVMNEGMVLVDGRPADVVSRPEVLDAYLGSKRVAD; translated from the coding sequence ATGAGCGAACCCGGCAACTTGCCACAGAAACCTGCTGTTTCCGATCATCGCCTGACGTCGCCGATTCTTCGGGTTGAACGACTGAACCGAAGCTTCGGCGGTGTCAGCGCGGTGAGGGACTGCAGTTTCGAGCTGGAACCGGCAACGATCACCGCCCTGATCGGGCCGAACGGCGCGGGCAAGACGACGGTCTTCAACCTCATCAGCGGGTTCATTGCGCCGTCCTCAGGTTCTATCGTCTTCAGGGGTCAGCGTATCGACGGTCTGGCGCCGCACCGGATCTTCGACAGAGGGCTGATCAGAACCTTCCAGATTCCTCGGCAGTTCCAGAGCATGTCAGTCATCGAGAACCTCATGATCGTGCCTTCCAATCCGGGGGGAGAGAACTTCTGGTCCGCATGGCTCTTTCCGAAGCGCATCGCCGCCAAGGAAGAAGCCACCTTCCGCCGGGCCGAAGAGCTTCTCGATTTCGTCAAGCTGTCTCATCTGCGCGACCAGCCGGCCAGCGACCTTTCGGGCGGCCAGAAGAAGCTCCTCGAGCTTGCGCGAACGCTGCTGGCCGACCCCCAGATGGTCATGCTCGACGAGCCGGGCGCCGGCATCAATCCGGCGCTGATGCACGAGCTCATGGGGCATGTGGAATCGCTCCGGCGCGAGCGCGGCATCACATTTCTGCTGGTCGAGCACAACATGGAGCTCGTCACGGAGAGCTGCGATCGGGCCATCGTCATGAATGAGGGGATGGTGCTGGTCGATGGCCGGCCGGCCGACGTGGTCTCTCGGCCCGAGGTTCTCGACGCGTATCTCGGATCCAAGCGAGTGGCCGACTGA
- a CDS encoding phenylacetate--CoA ligase family protein: MTVEKRILDPKFELADSDTIAAYQLKTLLEILQKTWSTNEFYRAKWQEAGADLSKIKSLADFSERIPTVEKKDFVEDALANPPFGKRLAHGLSLKERSDIYTTSGTSGQGVEVHAQTATELRAMERLYGFLFHWAGLEPGDQTFLTLPITMLGGGRIEYQGAIGFGLNVYPVGNYDANRKLELLNRFRPKALYGSTSYFSHLAAVADRSPPCPSIKVLLTGLEGAGYSYFSRLENQWQAKVADRFGCTQLRTDFMFTCEHGIGVAGRPGMLHSLDPFVLLEVIDPQSGKPVKDGEFGEIVVTSLYHFDNPVVRCRIRDGGVFRKASYCACGRPFGGVEIGTIGRTDDVKKVKGVNIYPQAVDDLMYSFGEVDEYQILLTTSKTNADIAAIKVMPKAGLPAAGYDDFVARLKKDIHKKTGIHFDVELVADLPRSEYKARRWLDQRDR; encoded by the coding sequence ATGACCGTCGAAAAGCGCATTTTGGATCCCAAGTTTGAGTTGGCGGACAGCGATACGATCGCTGCCTATCAACTCAAGACGCTGCTGGAGATCCTGCAGAAGACCTGGTCGACGAACGAATTCTATCGCGCCAAGTGGCAAGAAGCCGGGGCGGATCTCAGCAAGATTAAATCGCTCGCTGACTTCAGCGAACGCATCCCGACGGTCGAAAAAAAGGACTTTGTCGAGGATGCGCTCGCGAATCCTCCGTTCGGTAAGCGCCTAGCCCACGGACTCTCTCTCAAAGAGCGTTCGGATATCTACACGACAAGCGGAACCAGCGGCCAGGGTGTCGAGGTCCATGCTCAGACGGCGACCGAGCTGCGTGCGATGGAGCGCCTTTACGGCTTTCTCTTCCACTGGGCGGGGTTGGAGCCGGGCGATCAAACATTCCTCACCTTGCCGATCACCATGCTCGGCGGCGGTCGGATTGAATACCAGGGCGCCATCGGTTTCGGCCTGAATGTCTATCCGGTGGGCAATTACGACGCCAACAGGAAGCTCGAATTGCTGAACCGGTTCCGCCCCAAGGCACTCTACGGCAGCACCTCCTATTTCTCGCACCTCGCGGCGGTCGCCGATCGTTCCCCGCCATGCCCGAGCATCAAGGTCCTGCTGACGGGGCTTGAAGGCGCCGGATACTCCTACTTCTCGCGCCTTGAGAACCAGTGGCAGGCAAAGGTCGCCGACCGATTCGGCTGCACCCAGCTTCGTACCGACTTCATGTTCACCTGTGAGCACGGTATCGGCGTCGCCGGTCGGCCCGGGATGCTGCACAGCCTCGATCCTTTCGTACTGCTCGAGGTGATCGACCCGCAATCGGGAAAACCGGTGAAGGATGGGGAGTTCGGCGAGATTGTCGTCACAAGCCTCTATCACTTCGACAACCCGGTGGTCCGCTGCCGCATTCGCGATGGCGGCGTGTTCCGCAAGGCGAGCTATTGCGCATGCGGCCGACCCTTCGGCGGCGTCGAGATCGGCACAATCGGCCGGACGGACGACGTGAAGAAAGTGAAGGGGGTCAACATCTATCCGCAGGCGGTGGACGACCTCATGTACAGCTTTGGCGAGGTGGATGAATACCAGATCCTGCTGACGACGTCGAAGACCAACGCCGATATCGCTGCAATCAAGGTCATGCCGAAGGCTGGATTGCCGGCCGCCGGCTACGACGACTTCGTCGCCCGGCTGAAGAAGGACATTCACAAGAAGACGGGCATCCACTTCGACGTCGAGCTGGTGGCCGACCTGCCGCGCAGCGAGTACAAGGCGCGGCGCTGGCTCGACCAACGGGATCGCTGA
- a CDS encoding DMT family transporter: MYPAERVKARFAGSHTYLYGSVLVLLGSASWSITSVLIRLTEGGTWTITFWRSFFQITVLFCWLAWSMRRQLASLARPIHWSEILSGLLVGGMLVLWVPALRNTTVAGALVLQGTAPIFSALLGAIFLGEQIGRRTVAVIAAAIAGVAIMFGSDIIGGGVIGDLLALTTAVFFGANVVLLRSGAGTGCDFTRSILVSGLVAVAPGIVTASVTPIGAHDLVLCFFMGCTQTVGFILFNSGAKMIPAADTGLVIPMEAVLGSILTAIVIGEIPSSMAIVGAVLVLTAIVVNIVGSVAESRATR; this comes from the coding sequence TTGTATCCAGCCGAACGAGTGAAGGCGCGCTTCGCAGGTTCGCATACCTATCTTTACGGCAGTGTGCTGGTGCTGCTGGGCTCGGCGAGCTGGAGCATCACGAGCGTCCTCATCCGCCTGACGGAAGGCGGAACCTGGACGATCACCTTCTGGCGGTCTTTCTTTCAGATCACGGTGCTGTTCTGCTGGCTCGCCTGGAGCATGCGGCGCCAGCTGGCGAGCCTGGCCCGTCCGATTCATTGGTCCGAGATACTCTCGGGCCTGTTGGTCGGCGGAATGCTCGTCCTATGGGTGCCGGCGTTGCGCAACACGACGGTCGCCGGCGCCCTGGTGCTCCAAGGCACGGCACCCATCTTCTCCGCTCTTCTTGGCGCGATCTTCCTGGGCGAGCAGATCGGGCGCCGGACAGTGGCGGTGATCGCGGCCGCCATTGCCGGCGTCGCCATCATGTTCGGAAGCGATATCATCGGGGGCGGCGTGATCGGCGACCTCCTCGCCCTGACGACAGCGGTCTTCTTCGGAGCGAATGTCGTGCTGCTCAGATCGGGCGCGGGAACCGGCTGCGATTTCACACGGTCGATTCTCGTCTCCGGGTTGGTGGCGGTGGCGCCCGGGATCGTCACGGCCTCGGTCACGCCCATCGGCGCTCACGATCTCGTGCTCTGCTTCTTCATGGGCTGCACGCAGACCGTGGGCTTCATCCTCTTCAATAGCGGCGCCAAGATGATTCCCGCGGCCGATACCGGGCTGGTCATCCCGATGGAAGCGGTTCTCGGCAGCATCCTCACCGCGATCGTCATCGGGGAAATCCCCTCGAGCATGGCCATCGTCGGAGCCGTTCTGGTACTCACCGCCATCGTGGTGAACATCGTCGGCAGTGTCGCGGAATCGCGTGCCACGCGGTGA
- a CDS encoding amidohydrolase family protein, with protein sequence MGRPIDILGHLFTPDSLRKHFLEDEEESKVFDNVGRLRDLKGYTPKEFLAYADNAGLGKVHVAAFYGWSFRRQKPMLHVTPEEVHEVARQLPGRVYGLYGVNPFEGLAGVRRLEKSVKEYSFVGIHVHPHGFDLGPEHAFYFPYYAKCVELGVPAVFSMGHTLDFMPIDNGRPARLDRIALYFPELTIVCTHTGWPWVEEAIAIASKHPNVYLGTSAYAPKYWKPEMVKFINSWGQDKVLWGSDFPLIKHPEALKQVEELGLREGAKEKLLWKNAEKVFPYDR encoded by the coding sequence ATGGGCCGACCCATCGACATTCTCGGGCATCTTTTCACCCCTGACTCCTTGCGGAAGCACTTTCTTGAGGACGAGGAGGAATCCAAGGTATTCGACAATGTCGGGCGGCTTCGCGATCTGAAGGGCTACACGCCCAAGGAATTCCTCGCCTACGCAGACAACGCCGGCCTCGGCAAAGTACACGTCGCCGCTTTCTACGGCTGGAGCTTCCGGCGCCAGAAGCCCATGCTTCATGTCACGCCGGAAGAGGTCCACGAGGTCGCACGGCAGCTACCCGGGCGCGTGTACGGCCTCTACGGCGTGAATCCCTTCGAGGGGCTGGCAGGGGTCCGGCGTCTCGAGAAGAGCGTCAAAGAATACAGCTTCGTCGGCATTCACGTTCACCCACATGGCTTCGACCTGGGGCCAGAACATGCATTCTACTTCCCATATTACGCCAAATGCGTGGAGCTGGGCGTCCCCGCTGTCTTTTCGATGGGCCACACCCTCGATTTCATGCCCATCGACAACGGGCGGCCAGCGCGCCTCGATCGCATCGCGCTCTATTTTCCCGAGCTGACGATCGTCTGCACGCACACCGGATGGCCGTGGGTCGAGGAGGCGATCGCGATCGCCTCGAAGCATCCCAACGTCTATCTCGGCACCTCCGCCTACGCGCCGAAATATTGGAAGCCGGAGATGGTCAAGTTCATCAACTCGTGGGGCCAAGACAAAGTGCTCTGGGGGTCGGACTTCCCGCTGATCAAGCATCCCGAAGCTCTGAAGCAGGTGGAAGAGCTCGGGCTTCGCGAGGGGGCCAAAGAAAAGCTTCTCTGGAAGAACGCGGAGAAGGTCTTCCCGTATGACCGCTAA
- a CDS encoding ABC transporter substrate-binding protein — translation MCRQTRTSVRRLWSIGLAAVGFACSALLAGGTMAQDHPTTALKIGMVGDFTGQAGAYGQPSKNAAQLAIEDVNAAGGLWGKPVELLFGEASSNPQQALSEAQRLVTIEKVSALIPTIGSSGSLAIKQGVTVPDQILTMCTACVSPVHTLDQKDFQGYFVRLRSPMQAMMGPLAKVVSSSGATKVCVMYVNNAYGQGALAAFSETFKQLVPNASIQSAGIPDATATTYLSELKQCTANGHDVVVAAAYGEGQADVYMKEGIEYNLVKTFYFDEDQEAPDIFERLGWSSFDGMIGLSGSAIPGSGLDYYLDAYAKKYGAPPSIPLSEMAYDGVVLTVLAAAKANSANSADIRNAFFDVANAPGEKIGTGVEEIKRALALIAAGKDIDYVGVTGMNEYDQRGENLVGGAKFWHVDAADSKLLTDGFVRYDAASQTFEFIPSKDCVNCKPF, via the coding sequence ATGTGTAGGCAGACACGCACTTCGGTGCGCAGACTTTGGTCGATAGGGCTTGCCGCGGTCGGATTCGCCTGTTCGGCGCTACTCGCCGGCGGCACGATGGCGCAGGATCATCCCACCACCGCGCTCAAGATCGGAATGGTCGGCGACTTCACCGGTCAGGCCGGGGCATATGGACAGCCATCCAAGAACGCCGCTCAGCTCGCCATCGAAGACGTGAACGCCGCGGGTGGGCTTTGGGGGAAGCCGGTCGAGCTTCTGTTCGGCGAAGCAAGCTCGAACCCGCAGCAGGCGCTTTCGGAAGCGCAGCGCCTGGTTACCATTGAGAAGGTATCGGCGCTCATTCCCACGATCGGAAGCAGCGGCTCACTTGCCATCAAGCAGGGCGTGACCGTTCCCGATCAGATACTGACCATGTGTACGGCCTGCGTGTCGCCGGTACACACCCTCGACCAGAAGGACTTTCAGGGCTATTTCGTTCGGCTTCGGTCGCCGATGCAGGCGATGATGGGCCCACTGGCCAAAGTCGTATCGTCGTCCGGCGCCACCAAAGTCTGCGTCATGTATGTCAACAATGCCTACGGCCAAGGCGCGCTCGCGGCATTCTCTGAGACATTCAAGCAGCTCGTGCCGAATGCCAGCATCCAGTCTGCCGGAATTCCGGACGCGACGGCCACGACCTACCTTTCCGAGCTGAAGCAGTGCACGGCGAACGGTCATGATGTGGTGGTTGCCGCTGCCTATGGCGAGGGCCAGGCGGATGTCTACATGAAAGAGGGCATCGAATACAACCTCGTGAAGACCTTCTACTTCGACGAAGATCAGGAGGCGCCAGACATCTTTGAACGCCTCGGCTGGTCGTCCTTCGACGGTATGATCGGTCTCAGCGGATCTGCCATTCCTGGCTCGGGCCTCGACTACTATCTCGATGCTTACGCCAAGAAGTACGGCGCTCCGCCCAGCATCCCGCTCTCTGAAATGGCATATGACGGCGTGGTCCTCACTGTGCTGGCTGCGGCAAAGGCGAATTCCGCCAACAGCGCCGACATCCGCAACGCCTTCTTTGATGTGGCCAATGCTCCTGGGGAGAAGATCGGGACTGGCGTCGAAGAGATCAAGAGGGCGCTGGCACTCATCGCTGCCGGGAAAGACATCGACTATGTCGGTGTGACCGGAATGAACGAATACGACCAGCGGGGCGAAAACCTGGTCGGTGGCGCCAAGTTCTGGCACGTCGACGCCGCCGACAGCAAGCTTCTGACGGACGGCTTCGTCCGCTACGACGCGGCGTCCCAGACCTTCGAGTTCATCCCGAGCAAGGATTGCGTGAATTGCAAGCCCTTCTAA
- a CDS encoding ABC transporter ATP-binding protein — protein sequence MTAKGLAAAQQASTAAAKDLVVEALAAGYTGVEIVRGVSMSVQPGELVTIIGPNGSGKSTLLKSIFGLVSIYAGSIRFGGTDITGNPPEKNVRLGLGFTPQTDNVFPSLTIEENLRMGGYSVAGDLQEHFEFIYSLFPALADRRRLPAGNLSGGQRQMLAMGRSLMTSPSLLLLDEPSAGLSPKFVDVVFEHILSIRDRGTSILLVEQNAYIALSVCDRAYVLATGEKQLEGPGKQLRDDPEIRRLYLGGG from the coding sequence ATGACCGCTAAAGGGCTGGCGGCCGCTCAGCAAGCTTCAACAGCGGCCGCAAAGGACTTGGTCGTCGAGGCACTGGCCGCTGGCTATACGGGCGTCGAAATCGTGCGCGGCGTGTCGATGTCGGTGCAGCCGGGCGAGCTGGTCACCATCATCGGACCAAACGGCTCGGGAAAGTCGACACTCCTCAAGTCGATATTCGGGCTCGTCTCTATCTACGCCGGATCCATCCGCTTCGGCGGCACGGACATCACCGGAAATCCACCGGAGAAGAACGTGCGCCTTGGCCTCGGTTTTACGCCGCAGACCGACAACGTCTTCCCAAGCCTGACGATCGAAGAGAATTTGAGGATGGGCGGCTATTCCGTCGCCGGAGATCTGCAAGAGCACTTCGAGTTCATTTACTCGCTATTCCCGGCGCTTGCAGACCGCCGTCGCCTGCCCGCCGGGAATCTATCGGGCGGCCAGCGGCAGATGCTCGCCATGGGCCGGTCGCTGATGACCAGTCCTTCGCTGCTTCTTCTCGATGAGCCCTCGGCGGGCCTCTCGCCGAAGTTCGTCGACGTCGTATTCGAGCACATCCTGAGCATTCGAGATCGCGGAACCAGCATTCTACTGGTGGAGCAGAATGCGTATATCGCGCTCTCTGTCTGTGATCGCGCCTACGTCCTCGCAACCGGCGAAAAGCAGCTGGAAGGGCCGGGCAAACAACTCCGCGACGACCCCGAGATTCGGCGTCTTTATCTCGGTGGGGGATGA
- a CDS encoding branched-chain amino acid ABC transporter permease produces the protein MRVNGLTLSIALIATGILIGFPLWRSGGDIGAVATYLLQTGDIVLIFAIITIGLNVQLGYAGIDNFGVGGFLMVGAYIAGLFVLPPPSSEFVRYIFGLGPNFDIFPALHTEEWLPQLLGVVAAALFCSLLAIVLAFLTPRLRHDYLAIATIGLAELIRAVGTVQDDLVNGDRGLAGIIGPFEPSFTTAQYQIFFFCLLLAILLGVYWAAQSSVRSPWGRVLRALREDEIAVAAIGRSAFRFKLQSFVLGAAIMGVGAAMFAYYRRGLTPQDFEPLQGTFLFWVMLIVGGTGNNRGAILGAYIVWALWISTLQLATLPLPDELVSRIPFLRYVLLGVFFIAMLNLKPAGLLPEERRVSRWVERLAARSQRAGAPATSGQKQPAGGPRRNAVSS, from the coding sequence ATGCGGGTGAACGGGCTCACGCTCTCGATTGCACTGATCGCAACCGGTATTCTGATAGGTTTCCCGCTTTGGCGTTCCGGAGGCGATATTGGTGCGGTCGCGACCTATCTCCTCCAGACTGGCGATATCGTCTTGATCTTCGCCATCATCACGATAGGTCTCAATGTCCAGCTCGGATATGCGGGCATCGACAATTTCGGCGTCGGTGGATTTTTGATGGTCGGCGCGTATATTGCCGGATTGTTTGTCCTGCCGCCACCTTCGAGCGAGTTCGTTCGATACATCTTCGGTCTTGGCCCCAATTTCGATATCTTTCCCGCGCTCCATACCGAGGAATGGCTGCCGCAGCTGCTGGGCGTCGTCGCGGCGGCGCTCTTCTGCTCGCTGCTCGCCATCGTCCTCGCCTTTCTGACACCGCGCCTCAGGCACGATTACCTCGCCATCGCGACGATCGGCTTGGCAGAGCTGATCAGGGCCGTCGGGACCGTCCAGGACGACCTGGTCAATGGCGACCGGGGGCTTGCTGGTATCATCGGCCCGTTCGAACCGTCTTTCACAACCGCGCAGTATCAGATCTTTTTCTTCTGCCTGCTGCTCGCCATCCTCCTGGGCGTGTACTGGGCGGCGCAAAGCTCGGTCCGCTCGCCGTGGGGCAGGGTGCTTCGCGCGCTCCGAGAAGATGAAATTGCGGTCGCTGCCATCGGCCGGAGCGCATTCCGCTTCAAATTGCAAAGCTTCGTCCTCGGCGCTGCGATCATGGGCGTCGGCGCCGCCATGTTCGCCTACTATCGCCGCGGCCTGACGCCCCAGGACTTCGAACCCCTCCAAGGTACATTCCTGTTCTGGGTGATGCTGATCGTCGGGGGTACCGGCAACAATCGCGGCGCGATCCTCGGGGCTTACATCGTCTGGGCTCTCTGGATCTCAACCCTCCAGCTCGCCACGCTTCCGCTGCCCGACGAGCTTGTCAGCCGCATTCCGTTCCTCCGCTATGTCCTGCTCGGGGTGTTTTTCATCGCTATGCTGAATCTCAAGCCGGCTGGCCTCCTGCCGGAGGAGCGCCGCGTGTCGCGCTGGGTCGAGAGGCTGGCCGCGAGATCCCAGCGAGCGGGCGCACCGGCCACGTCGGGGCAGAAACAGCCTGCCGGCGGGCCCCGTAGAAACGCAGTCTCCTCCTAA